GTATCATACATATGATGTAATAtcgaatacaaaaaaaaaaaagaaaaataaaagaatCACTACGTATATGTAATACAAAAAACCATATTTAGTTATAGGAAAACATAATtttgcacatgtgtaataataaaatataatacacatgtgtaatatAAAACTAAATCGAAAACAGGTATAATACATATGATGTAACGTTGAATACAAAACGAGACACTACGTATATGtaataaaaaaaaaccatatttagttaaaaaaaatttgCACATATGTAATAATAAGATATGTAATAATAAGATATCATACACATGTGGAATATAAAAGGAAAACAGGTATAATACATATGATGTAATATTGAATACAAAACGAATCACTACATATATGTAAtacaaaaaaaaagcaaaaaaaatatatttagttTTAAAAACATCTTTTTGCACATGTGTAATATTAAACTAtcatacacatgtgtaataaaaAAACTAAATCGAAACCAGAAAGTATATTTTGCATTTATGCAATATAAAGTCAAACATGACATAAACCAGAATTATCAACATAGGTACGAGGTCTAAAACACAGTTATTATTGTAAGTACGTACAATgagtaaaacataaaaaacataaaatgTATGTAAACGTGATTCATAATAACCAGCAGATTAACAACCAACGCCAACTTAACGGCCAGAACTAGATACGGCTGCAGCCTCTTTAGCAGCAGCTGCTGCCGCCTCTTTAGCAGCTTGCACTTTCACACATTTACGTTTATCATGATCATACACATACTTGTTACATCGATGACATAAACGCGGGTTCTTTTTGTGGTTCTCTACAGCTTTCTCTCCCGGACCAATTAGCCGCTTATTGGTGCCACACCCTTTATTCCTGATGCCTTGTGGTGGGTGAATAGTAACTTCAACGTTTTCGGGCTGCCCGATGATATCACTTATAACCGCACTCTTATTGTTACAATCTGGTTCAGATGGAAACTCCTCGTATATGATATCTCTGATCTCTCTTATTTGTGTAGACAGTGCAGGCAGTTTGTCAGGTTTACGTCTCAAACGGATAGTACACTGACCAATCAAATCAAATATCTTGTTCCTTATTACAGACTCTGGGTCATTGTCAGCTGCATATCTATTTGAAATAGCATGAACCCTGTTTGGAAGCACATCCCTATCCCACCGGCTGGACTGATATTTATCAGGAATCTTATCAATCTGGTTGAACCTGAATACACAAAAAACATGCCTACACAAGTAGCCGTTACGAGTGAAACACATACACGTACAAGAAACCGTGTTATCACGCACATCAAGTTCAACCTACACGTAAAAATAACGATGGTCAGATTAATTAAAAAGTGTATATTTAAAAATGTCAAATCAACAAACAGTTAAAAAAATGTTTGGTTGGATTGAATACACATGTGCAACATATACTTACGGTTAGTATGCACATGTGTAATGCATTATGGTAATGTTAATACATATTACACATACATTGGcagttaatattataaaatagTCAGAATAAATCAGAATTCATCATAAAAAAACATAAGAAAAGAAAAGAATGTTGGTACCTTATATTCATTGACAATTTTGCAACTCTTGTTCGTATGTGCAATAGTATAGAACTTAATATCATCAAGTTCCTCGCATCTAATTATAAAACAGCGTGTCAATCCTTTGTAAATCTCCTTCTGCACTTCTAGGAATATTGTACGGGTGTATATATCAAAGGCATGCATCTCTATAGGAATCTTGTTAGGCATAAACGGCGTTGTCGTGTTACTGTCAAACTCTGCTTGGCGCTGCTTCTGACGCTGACCATCGATTGCTGTATCAAAACACATCATGAACTGCACCAAAGTATTGGTTCCACCGGAATGTACTTTAAACAGCGCGTTCGAGCTCTCGCATCTAGACGTTGTTTTCATCAAACAACACATAGGAACCTCTCGAAAATAGCAAGGGACCCATTGATCACGAATGGAAAACATTTCATTCAACCAGTTATTATCACTCAACTCTAAGCCGTTCATAAGTATCTGCCATCTTTCTTCAAATTCTGCCGGTGTGATAAACAGGTTCCATACCAATTTGTGTATCGATTTACGTAGATCAGCATTTGATGATGAGTCACCCGATTTCTATAAATTATCAACAACAGTTTAGCACAATTAGATTATATAAAACACAAATTTATATTATAATGTGAAGTATACAAACAGGTATCTTTTTAACAATGAATGTGATCATACCTTAGCAGGTATCTTTTTAACAATGTGCCACATGCACAACCGATGTATTGTCTTGTCAAAGACAGCAGCAACAGCCTGTTTCATGGATGCGTCTTGATCGGTTAAGGTCAACAACAGTTGTTTTTATGAGCTTTGAGGAACATTTTAAGTAACCATATGTAAGACTCGATAGTTTCGTCATATAGAAGTCCTGCCCCAAATGTCACACATTTTTTATGATGGTCCACACCCGTAAAAGGCACGAAGATCATTTTATACCTGATAAAAAAAACAGGAAACACGTCATAAATATACATATGATAATGCAGGTTGTATTACACattgaaaaaaaaacattacataccGTATATACATTAAATCAGTGTTACATGTGTGTTATATAACAtattgaaaataataaaaaaaaacttacagGTTTGTATGATATGTTGCATCAAAACCTAGAACGTCGCCAAATGCCTCGTAGTTACATTTCGACACATCGTCAGCCCAAAACATTGACCTTAACTCATTTCCAACTACCGTAAACTCAAAGAAGAAGTTGGGCAAATTCGATTTACGAGCATTCATCGTATCGACAATCATTTGTGCGTCTCGTTCACCAATAAAAAGCCGTATATTCCTAGCAGCATTTTTGTAATCTGTTTTAGTACCACGAACATTCTGGTGGCCACCTTTCAGTGAACATTGTAGCCTATGTGCAACAGTAGCACCAATTTTATTTAGGCTTAGCTTGTGAATAAATTGTTGATCAAAGAAATCGAGCTTCCTTCTTTTTTTCGTGAATTCCATGTTGTCTGTATCGACAAGAGAATGGTTGTGCTCTTCGACGAATCCATATAGAAAAAACTTTGATGTTACAGGATCCACGCTTAATTTGATACGTGCCTTGCAATTTGTCACTTTGAACCTGCTTCGACGACAATTTGAAACAGCAATAGAAGTACTCGAGTCAAAATCTTGCAGCTTTGGTTTACCAGCCCTGTTACACACAATATATCTATGTGTGACGATGCCTTGAACTTGTTTTGTAGCGCCTATTCGAGTAGAAAACCCAGATGCATCAGCATATGTGTCATACATATTGACAACATCGTCCCAAGTATCATAGTAACgacctaaaacatgttttaattcAACAGGAACATCAGGTATCCAATAGCTCGTTCCGCCTGGAGTGATATATATTTTGCTAGATACACGACCTATAAGATAATATGAGAAGTATTACATGACATTATCATTATACACActaataacaaaaaaaatcacATACATGTATATCATGTGTGTACAAACAATATACAATAACATATTTAACGTACACATGTGCATCATACACATAGTTAAATGATGTGGATGATATGTAACATGTACAATACATAATAATGTATTACATACGTGTAATGATATTAAATGTATTCAAGTTCATGTGTAAAAAATGTTGTTGCGAATGTGAAATCATACAGTGGTTGTAAACAAGCATATGAACAACAGAATTAATCATATATAACACATAAACACAATATAACACACTTATGTAATAGATTAATCATATAATATTATACCTCTGTGATCTACACCGGCAAATTGAACACCATCGGAAGGCAGAATAACAGAATTAGACGATGAATGACCAGCAGAACTCGAAGAAGCAACATCATGCGATTTCGTttgtgaagtatcatcttcataCATAGGTCTTTTTCCTCGATCAACAGATACACTTGAACTGTAATCCGAATTCATCGTGTTGTTGTTTGAATTTAACGCAGACGAATGACCTAATCAACATAACAACaacaaaataacatgaataaATCATTAATAAATTATATCGATCAAGAATGATTATGATATACCTTCAGTAGACATTGTAATCGATTCAGAATTCAGATGAGTATAATGTCGTATATGTAGGAACAGGAAGTTGAATCCAATATGGAATTGATATGCAGAATCGTTGATTTGAATTAGATTATACACACCTAAAAACAAGTGATTTGGATTGCGTAATTAGAACGTATGGACGATAATACCCCTGTACTTTTTgagttttcaagttttcacatTAATTATGGGTTTTTAAttgaaccctcccctatatatatatatatatatatatatatatatatatatatattagtttttaTCAATAAGGGTAAAAAGACAtctataccctcatgtgcaatgcacatgaccTATTTTAACAAGAAATTTTAACcttgttagtgctaaaggacgaaagatgtactgagtttttcaaataaaggattgtgactgtagttattaaagttaaaggtcatccgttgcaatccggtacaaacataaaggacgaaaaatgtaatttaccctaattTATATGTATTAATTAGATCAATATGAGTGTAAAATTTATACAAATCTTTGGGTTAATACTTATCCCTTTAATTGTTCGGTAATTGATCTTCATGCTTAACCAATAATTTAGTTACACAAAATACAAAATAACGCACAGTGATTTTTCATAAAGTTTAATCACATAAGTTGTTATTTAACAATTGTTCGAGGTAGTTTAACTGTTTACGGCACCATATTGGTGTTTCAGTCTTAAAATTTGTATGAAACAAGTTGACGTCACCCCGTGTTGCGGCGGAATGTTGATTATAGAAGTCTTTAGTATCAATATGAGATGCAAAATTCTTAGTCTatgcaacaaaaaaaaaaaaatcattttgctTTATTCGTAGCCTATGCAATTCATGATTTCAATTCTGATTATGTAAACCTTAGCCACTAataggggtgcaaatgagccgagccgagcccgagctcgaccaggctcgagctcgagctcgtttaacatatgaaagctcaagcgcgagctcggctcgattcgaactttatttctaaagctcgagctcggctcgaaggtaatttttcaagctcgagctcggctcgggctcgggctcgactcgtttaatatttattaattaatttatattaattataattattattatacatataatttagttatctttttatatttatataaatggtaattattattatataaatatatgtttaatataataataaaaaacatataaacagaaagctcgtttaggctcgcgagccggctcgagctcgataagcgaagctcgggctcgtttactaaacgagcttgtttttaggctcgagctcgtttaagctcggctcgttccaGCTTTTTTTctagccgagctcgagtagctcgcaaGTAGCTCgtctcgtttgcacccctagccACTAATATACTTTATATATCATCTAAAGTAGACTGGCTGGGTGTTCAATTGTAAATCTATAATAAGttcaaaagaatttttttttgacCCAAATATGGAAAGCTTGTCACACAAAAAGCATATAATACATGATTAAAAGTTTATAAATATTAACCTTTTTGGACATTTGTCATAATGACATGAAATATAAGAAGACTTGTAGCATACTTGGATTAGTTGTAAAAGCCAATTCGTCGAAATGAAATGAATTAATAGAATATCCTTATTTCGTATATAAACTCACACCCTTAGAAATCCCTTTTTTATTCATCTCTCTCAAACACACACACCCAAACACACCAAatacaaaaaacctaaaaaaccatAGAAACTCACACCAACATTTTTCTATGTTGTGTACACATGCGACTCGAAGTTGTATGTGTAAACATTCGCATTAGAACTAAAAGTTACAATTTATTTTGTTTTGCGTTTTAAATGGGTTGTGCTAAATATATACCCAAAAGTCAATCTTTCCGGAGAGAGAAGGGTGGGTAGGAGAGAGAAAAGGGCTGACATTAATTACCCAAAGCATTAGTTACCtaatatttctattttatttttttattattaattacaATCATTAGCTTTTagcttttatattattttttaagtgAACATAAAGTATTTTTATACAATCCAACTTTTATGTAATGGATTTTCTTAATCTTTGTTATAACATACATATTTGacaaatgtttttgaataaattaTTCAACTTTTAAACCAATCAAGTTGAATAAAAAGTGGTCTGAAATgtgtaaaaatattaaaagacAACAGTTTATCATATAAAtgttttagtttttaatttaagATGGTTAATGTATAAAGCTATGGTGCTTCGTATCAGCAAAAACAATTCTAAATGACATTTATAAAGCTACggtgttttgaaaaaaaaaagataaatgtCTTTATTAATTGTAAAACATATATGAAGCAACATTAGTATGTCTGCGGCTGGATGAGAGACAATGCATGGGTTGCGTCTAGAATTATATACCCATCGTGAAAATGGTTTTGTCGATCTAGGTGAttaattgttttaatgttttcacgtttacttttttattagactcattatttatttatttatttataatgaaCCTTTTCACTTTCATGTTTATAATAAAGTGTGTTGATTATCtatttattaatattgatattaatactaatactaataatagtataacaaaatataaaaaagtaacaaaagtattataaaataaaataatataaaaaacataattattacttttgactTTAGAATAAAATAATGTATTAAAGTGGTTAATCATTACCAAGTTTGACTAATTTGGTATATTAATCCATATGTTGGATGTATTTATCACACCCCTTCCAAATTCATGTTGTCTCCACCAAGTCTTAAAAAAATCTACTTGAGCTCTGAAACCTTCCCTTTCGGCATCCTCATTTGTCTTCATGGCCTACTTCTTAATTGCGTATTTGAAGCCTTTTAGTTTAAATTCTAGAACCTTGTCCGGGGTCCCTAAAACAAAAACTCATCAACAAACTTAGCCGCCACCTGTCCCAATTCAGGATCCGAAGTCCATGAATTAAAACATATGAAGGGTATCGGGCCGAAGTTCTTAGGGTCACTTATGAGGGTTAATGAAAAATGGTTTGAAACTCTTTTTAGGAGAGTCGTAGATGTTGTATGCGGCCACAGGTTCCCAAAGTTGACATAGACCTGTTCATCTCACTTTTTTCTATATCAAAATGGAGTCAGTATCGTAAAGAAATTGAAGATTAAGAATCGGAAACGGGATCATGGTTTTGAAAACAAATTCTGGTCAGTCATCAGATTAATCTTCACAAACAAATACTCCTATCAATTTGTTGACTAATGCCGGTACCCAAAATATCAAACGGACGTGGTACGCCGGTAACACTTAGACTATAATATACATCGGGTTTAACCCAACAGTGACAAAATCAAATAccctttaatttttatttttgatttcttGAATATTGTTAAGAACACAACACAATATATATCTCTTTCTTTATCACAGTTTGTGTAGAGGTTTTTTGGGATTCTTTGATCAGAAAAAATGAATGATATTCTTAGTTCTTTAGCACCTGgtataatataaaataaaacttaTGTTTAATTTTTAGTAACATATATGATTTGAGCTTATTGGATAAGAAAAAGGGTGATGAATAATAATGAGAAAAAGTTGGTCATTCTTCCCGTTAATCATTACACATcgatattatatataataaactaaTTACGATGCATGAATGGAATACAGAAGCAACATAAATTTCAAATATCATAGAGGGTTAGGGGCGTTCAGCATATTTTCAAAGaactttttataaaaacgaaAGAAAATAACCGTCATTTCAACATAAATGATGATAATAAAAACCTAATTTCACTATATTTTTTCTATCATCAACATATTATTGATTCCAAATAACCGTAATTGTTATGATGAAACGCATCGGCAAATGTTTAGTAGACGAATCGTtgatagtacctcttcaagacatagaggtaaatgagaaactaaagtttgtagaaaagccattacaaattgaagatataaagattaagaatctcaagcacaagagattagttctaatCAAAGTAAAATGGAACTCAAAAAGAGGACCATAATACACATGGGAACTAGAATCAGAGATGAAACGAAAGTATCCTTACTTATTcgagtgaatctcgaggacgagatttaaaacaaggcagggaggatgtaacaacacCCAAAACACCTTATAAGGACCCCTGATCGCAACCCCGGACTTGTACGACGCGAACCAGTACGAAAAACAAAGAATCTAGTAACTGGACTCTCAGGAGACACGCGCgcgcgcgggggggggggggggggtatacgGGCAACGAAGTTGGTCTAGGCGAAATAGGCATCTCAGGCGACACGCGAGGGAGTCCCCTTGGCCTATCGCGACATGCGGGAGGGTCCAACGGGACCTATAAATCCAGCATCGTGGGACTCAAGCTTCTGCACATTTACGTACGAATTTTGACGAACACTCTCTCTCGTATTTCTGTTTTCTTACAATATACCCCTAATTCTGCGAAACTTTGCCCCGTTGTAAGTGTTTTAACTCTGATCACTGATTCGATACCCTGTCCGATCGATCCAAAACCCAgcaacggatgccaaagtgctgcctgtataaggctatactttgttaactttgttatCTCGTGATGTATCGTTAAAGTTTGAGTTAGGTTTTTGCACTGACACGTGTTGCATTGTATTTTTATTAGGAACTCAAGATTAGCACCAGGAAGCTTTAAGTTAAAACCCTAAATCTACTAAGTGAGTCATTCTTTCTTTTTACCAAATGCATTGCAAAATCCTAAATGtttttcagttatacttacagtgattaagtttttgtaatctataattactgccggtatgtggggttttgtatacactacttgataatcttcactgTTGGACGaaagttagccaatgagtgatatgaccaccATCACATCGGAACTGCCACCGTGTGACAAATACTAATTGAGTATTTGGTAGATATAAACAATGTAATCACCCTTGATAATGTAAAATATAAAAATGTGTCTTTTCATAAAATTGAATGAACTCACTAGTATttttgctgataaaatgttttcaaacgtgtttcaggtaacttactgTGAAGGTAATAAAAGCctgctatggagcactgaaggcttaaataaagtggctatgattacacaaataaaagaagaaatttgtGTTTTTATCAATTatggtttatccctataaaaacatTTGATTGTaatatgggttttatcccattttaatattaaaagtttggtgttttacaaactctgaaaaTTTTCCTAACTgcaaatttaataaacaccgataccacctgTAATCTGGCTCACGGCTCCCGCCCAGGGTgtggtcgggggttgtgacataaatcctaaaaaaataaaaaaatcaaccTATTAAATcctacaaaaaataaaaaaaattacaaagtaCCGTAAATATTATAGTTGGGAACCCACTTAAACTCTGTATTCCCATCGTGCCTGTACTGGATCTTCGCGATCTCCACTCGATCGTCGTAGGTCAAGTTGTTCGCAGGGACACGGTCGAAGCAAACTTTAAACCGACCCAACCTCGGTTTGAGCTCACGCCATTTGTGTTGACACGCGTTTAAGTTGTGACGCGTGTTCCCGACGTGTCGTTGGTATTGTTGGAATGCTCGCCCCCAATACGCGGTTTGACCGCGTTATAGGGTACGTTGTGCGTTAACAATCGATGTCACTAGTGTTATTTCCTCCTCTTAGGTCCAATGCACCATTTTCGACTTTTTGATGTGGGTTTGGTggaagaagaatgggaaatgttAAAATTGTGTTGGGTAATGGCTAAAGAATAATGGGAAAATATATAATTTGGATGAGTATTTATAGGTAaaaatgtaatttaaaaaaaaattgatttaccATATCTAACCGCCACCCCCAACGACTACCCCCAAACGGCTACATCGAACCAGCCAGTCAAAGCCAGCCATGTCAcactgcccccccccccccccgcccgaCGCCAGCAGGGCATTGCCATGGCCAACGCTAGCCCGGTGTGGTCTAGCCAGCGTTTTTGGCATTCCGCCGCCCCAATCCACGCTCCACACCCCACAGTCTTATGGTCTGTCGTATGTATTATAACTATCTTGTATATGGTATAGTATCTCATAACATATTTCTTATATGGATAAAAACCGGATTTTGGAGGCTGTCAAGGTACATCTCAAGTGATTTTATATAAACTTTTATTGTAAAGTTATGGTTGATTTAAAATTATtctttttgttattttgatgttCTAGGCAAACTTCAATGACAAGTATGAAGAGTACAGGAAGAAGTGGGGTGGTGGAATAATGGGATCAAAATTACAAGCAAAGACCAAGGCAAAAGAGAGAGTTCTTGCCAAAGAGGCTGCTCAGAGAATGAACTAGACTGAATTTggtaatattttgagattttgaaacattTTGTTACTTTTTAAGaatcttgttcttccattttcagTTTTTGGGAGGTCAATTACTCATGTATGCTTCTTATTGTATGTGTTTGGTTTTTGGTTCTGTGACAGTTGATTCAATTCTAGAAAATTTTAACCAGTTTTACCTTCTGTGATATTTATTGTTTTGAAATTGTTTGGCGGAATGGCTTTGAAAAACTTGATGTCCAAATTCTCGTATGTCATTCAGGAATATAtcgggtgggggtgggggtggagTCTCGGCGTCCCATCGATTGTTGCGTTTGTTTTTGGGTACCCCTTGTATAGAAATATGTATCCGTCGGGTAGCCCATTTACGCGGTTGGTGCAAGTGTGTGTGGCTGCTTATAAGAAGAGGAATTTGCCAATGGTTTCGGATGCTAAGATGCTTCATGAGAATGAAGAGCATGATGCTTCTATTTCTGTTGCTGGGAGACTTCTCCATACTAAACAAATGAAGTAAGTCTATTCTTTTATATCACCTTTTGTCATGCCATTTTTTTTAAGCCGGGagcttgttcgtgttcgtttgttcgTTCGTTTGTTTTAACATCGGTTATTGGTGGAGCCATAGCGGGGCCACCCAAGGGTTAGTATTGTAATTTCATATTGTTTGATGCTTTGATTAGAATTTGACACTATAGATTCCACATTAGCAACATTTGAAATTCAGCCAAACAAAATGTAACTTGCTACTTCATTTGTTGCTACAGTAGTTAATAAAGTTTTTAATGTAACTGGTAATAATATTCTTGCTGTTGATGGGTCAATTGGTACATTTGGAAAACATCTATCTAGCATCAATGTTGAGTCAAACAGGAGGGCACTTCGTGAGCTTCTTTTTTGCATTCCTGGTGCTCTCCAATACCTAAGTGGAGTCATTCTTTTTAAGGAAAATCTCTACCAGAAGACAGGTACTATATTATATGACGTTTGGCAAACTGCAAAAAAATTGCAATGCACTATTCTTTTTTAGCAACTGATACAATGTACATCTTTTAGTGATCTATAGCCAACATACCTTTTGTTCCCAAAATATGAATTTGTATCATCTTATTCAACATATTTACTATATACCATTTTTTTGTCTTTAAAAAGGCTAAGAAAAAAAG
Above is a window of Helianthus annuus cultivar XRQ/B chromosome 14, HanXRQr2.0-SUNRISE, whole genome shotgun sequence DNA encoding:
- the LOC110866823 gene encoding protein FAR1-RELATED SEQUENCE 5-like, with the translated sequence MKQAVAAVFDKTIHRLCMWHIVKKIPAKKSGDSSSNADLRKSIHKLVWNLFITPAEFEERWQILMNGLELSDNNWLNEMFSIRDQWVPCYFREVPMCCLMKTTSRCESSNALFKVHSGGTNTLVQFMMCFDTAIDGQRQKQRQAEFDSNTTTPFMPNKIPIEMHAFDIYTRTIFLEVQKEIYKGLTRCFIIRCEELDDIKFYTIAHTNKSCKIVNEYKVELDVRDNTVSCTCMCFTRNGYLCRHVFCVFRFNQIDKIPDKYQSSRWDRDVLPNRVHAISNRYAADNDPESVIRNKIFDLIGQCTIRLRRKPDKLPALSTQIREIRDIIYEEFPSEPDCNNKSAVISDIIGQPENVEVTIHPPQGIRNKGCGTNKRLIGPGEKAVENHKKNPRLCHRCNKYVYDHDKRKCVKVQAAKEAAAAAAKEAAAVSSSGR